The Setaria viridis chromosome 2, Setaria_viridis_v4.0, whole genome shotgun sequence DNA window AACCGGGACCTCGACACGCCGCTGCACTGCGCGGCGAAGGCCGGCCACCGGGAGGTTGCGGCCTGCCTCTTGTCGGCGATGCGCGCcggtggagaggaggcggcggcggcgctgcgtgcGAGGAACTGCCTGGGCGCCACCGCGCTGTACGAAGCGGTCCGGCACCGCAGCGTCGTGTTGGTGGACCTGCTGATGACGGAGGCTCCCGAGCTATCCTCGCTCGCAGCTGAAGACGGCTTGTCGCCATTGTACTTGGCAGCGTCGATTGGCTCGCTGCAGATGGTTCGGAGGATTGTACGGCCGTCGTTGGACGGAACGCCGTCACCCGCGTCGTACTCTGGCCCCAAGGGACGGACTGCTTTGCATTCTGCGGTTTTTGTTTTCAGAGGTACGCCACTAAAAGGGGTTACACATTGAATGTTCATACTTTCTATGTTGATGTTTGTTTCGATAATCCTTAAAAAAATCAGTGAGTTATGATCTGTGCTCCGTAACTAATTGGTGACAAACTGCCAAATCCAATCTTTAACAAGAAATCGCTCAAGAAATGACTCGAGAAATTCTGAAGTGGGAGCCTGAAGGTCCAGCGTTGCTTACCAAAGTTGATTCGTCAGGGAGAACGCCTCTTCATTTGGCAATAATCTATAAGCAACTAGACGTCGTTGGCCTGCTCCTAGATGTTCCTACATCTGACAAGCTAGCTCGCACTTCAGATCACCGTGGCTTATTTCCGATACATACTGCTGCTATGGTCGGCAGTACAAAAATTATTGACAAGCTCGTAGAGAAATGCCCCGACTACTGCGAAATGGTTGATGATCAAGGAAGAAATTTTCTTCATTGTGCCGTCGAACATAATCAGGAAACAGTGGTTTGTCACATCTGCCAAAATTACACCTCAGCTGTGCTGTTAAACGCGATGGATCATGATGGAAATACACCGTTTCATTTAGCTGTGAAGTACATTCGTCCATGGATCGTCACTCTACTACTGCAGACTGTAATTGTTGACATAGGCATTACCAATAAAGATGGCCTTACTGCTCGAGATCTTGGTCGTCGTGGACAAGTACGTGGTACATTGTACTATCGTCTGGTAAGTCCATCGATCTTGTACATTGCATTATCGTAACTCTGTTTTGCACGCATCATTTCCCATTTTCCCTTACTAGAGCTAGCTGATCATACGTCTCCATGGTACCACGTCATTTTCCATGGATATTTTTTGGAGGCTTTTCTATGGAATATTCAGGAAAAACAaaattatttcatatttttacaTGACTAAAAAACTTAGCTCATAGGATTTATATTGTGCCTAGTTCCTTATTCCCTAGGGCCTGTGATGTTGGTGGCTTGTGTTTGAAAGGTTTGAAGCATATAGTAGTTGTTGGTAGCCGCAAGGTGATATGCTCGTGAATGTTTGCTAATTctttaaaaaattattgttCCTAGTACATCTCGTGAGTATTAATAGTAGTAGATTTAAATAAGACGGTCTATTTGCAAACGTCATGTACTATGTTGTGGACATCCACTTGATGAAAAGCACTAAAACCAGTTTCCTTGTTACGATCAATAGGATCCGCTTTGGATTGTGCTTGAGTATCTACATTGGTCTGGAGCAAGCGTTGCTACAGGCCATCGGCTTGTGGACAACGTACCTACTGGCGCTGAGGAAGAAACTTCCCATGAAGATTACATTAAAAGCTTCACTATTGGATCCGTCCTGATTGCCACCGTGGCATTCGCTGCGGCTTTCACCGTGCCCGGCGGTTTGGTCGCCGATGACCACCCGAGTGCTGGGACAGCAATACTAGCAAGAAGGTTTGCATTCAGAGCGTTCGTCGTAGCAGACACAATGGCCTTCGTCTGCTCTGTTGCAGCAACGTCCTTCCTCATAGTCGGTGGCGTGAGAGAAATTCCACGCAACCGTCGTCGACAGTACAACCGTGCGGCACCTTTGTTCGTGTTCATGGGAGCAGTGTCTATGATTGCTGCATTTGCCTTCGGGCTTGACCTCGTGCTTGGTAATGCCAATCGTCGTCTTGTTGTATTTGTACACTTGGCGTGTTTGTTTGCAGTGGGCCAATCATCTGTCGTCTTGGTTGCCACGGATCTTCCTGGGCTGGTGACCGCAGTGCATCGGCGAGCAGGATGGAAAGGACTTTTCAACGTACACCGGCGCCCTTCGGGACTGCGAGAATGGTTTCATGCTTTGTCGGGAAGTCTTCTGTACAAATATTCAGCATGGCCATTGTTCCTTATCCTCGTCATGGTCACCATCACCGTTGCCACGGAATTAGACATTGCTTTCTCTccaaaaaaaagttagaatgcttacaatttgaaacggaaggagtatataTACCATTGCTAGTAATTTGGAATAATTCTCTCTACATGCCATTCAACTGAATTCTGCCAAGCAGCTAAAATAAAATATCCTTGGATCGTTGCCAGTAGAGAAGAGGATTATGTAATTGGTGCATCAATGAATGGATGGTTACGTTACAGCACAAGTACTTCAATAGTTCAATTGGAATTTTGATCTATATACTGTATCGCTAAAATAAAAACGGGTGGATCTGGCTATTTGTATTATATTACAAAGTAGGAATAAAGCTTGGACTATTCTCCCGAGATGACAAAGTCGATCACTTGGAAATATTGCCCCATCCATACGAGGTGCTATTTGGTAGGGTTTATCTTAACTTCGGTTTTACCTGTTTTGCGCAAAACAAGGCACTGTAGCATGAAACTATTTTGTAAACGGaggctaaaatgaactagaagttGGGTGAAGCCGCTATTTttagcttcaccggtgaagccgttttcGGAACAGTTCTCCCAAACGGGGCCTGAATCTTACCAACTGAGTTCCACTCATTTTGCCCAGATAGTCTACATTCACCGCATACCTATCACTTGTTTGGCATTATTCAATCTTTAGAGCATATGTGGCCCTGTTTTTTTAGCTCCGGTTTGTTATAATCTGCAAGAGGTCCTAGATTGTAACAATCCACAAGCCAAACTGTTACATCCAACAATctgcttcccctccctcccatccTGTAATCAACAATCTGCAAGTTAAACAAACAGGGCCGTGATCAAGTATTCCAGTTGGACATTGCTATACTGTTGTTTAAACCCTTGATGTGCATTCATGGCACACGTACAAttctttgtatttttttaacGCAACATTTCTAActtattttttgaaataaaatattTCCAACTTCTCGGTGTTAGCTTGTGTCCATGCAAAAGTTGGTGTCAAGACGTGGCAAAACTATAGCtgcaaaataattaaaaaac harbors:
- the LOC117843200 gene encoding protein ACCELERATED CELL DEATH 6, giving the protein MAGALAAPVEFVPDQMMLSPELLQVLTAGNAARLMEVLSSEGQTNGDVAIDVQPAAPTAVAPPGQATSSSCLLGVTSNGNTALHLAASRGHAELAALLCEKAPSLVATRNRDLDTPLHCAAKAGHREVAACLLSAMRAGGEEAAAALRARNCLGATALYEAVRHRSVVLVDLLMTEAPELSSLAAEDGLSPLYLAASIGSLQMVRRIVRPSLDGTPSPASYSGPKGRTALHSAVFVFREIAQEMTREILKWEPEGPALLTKVDSSGRTPLHLAIIYKQLDVVGLLLDVPTSDKLARTSDHRGLFPIHTAAMVGSTKIIDKLVEKCPDYCEMVDDQGRNFLHCAVEHNQETVVCHICQNYTSAVLLNAMDHDGNTPFHLAVKYIRPWIVTLLLQTVIVDIGITNKDGLTARDLGRRGQVRGTLYYRLDPLWIVLEYLHWSGASVATGHRLVDNVPTGAEEETSHEDYIKSFTIGSVLIATVAFAAAFTVPGGLVADDHPSAGTAILARRFAFRAFVVADTMAFVCSVAATSFLIVGGVREIPRNRRRQYNRAAPLFVFMGAVSMIAAFAFGLDLVLGNANRRLVVFVHLACLFAVGQSSVVLVATDLPGLVTAVHRRAGWKGLFNVHRRPSGLREWFHALSGSLLYKYSAWPLFLILVMVTITVATELDIAFSPKKS